CAGGCGCTCGCCGCAGCGCTCGCCGACGCGCACGTCGACGCGGTGCTCAGCACGCCGTACGCGCGCACGCGCGCCACCGCGGCGCCGCTCGCCGCGCGCGCCGGGCTCACGCCGGAGATCGTCCCCATCGGCGCCGGCGGCGCGCCGGAGCACGCGGCGGCCGTCGCGGCGGCGATCCGCGGCAAGCACCGCGGCCACACGGTGCTCGTCGTGGAGCACAGCAACACGATCCCGGCGGTGATCCGCGCGCTCGGCGGTCCGGCGATGAAGGATCTGTGCGACGCGCAGTACGCGTCGCTGTTCGTGCTCGTGCTGCCTAACGACGGCGGCGCGGCGCGGCTGGTGCGCTCGACGTACGGCGCGGCCGACCCGCCGGGCGCGGACGCGTGCGCGGCGTCGGGGATGCGGTAGCACGGCGAGGGCAGGAGGGCAGGAGGGCGCGCGCGAAACGCGCGAGGGCAGGAGAGCCTAACGACTCTCCTGCCCTCCTGCCCTCCTGCCCTCCTGCCCTCCTGCCCTAGGGCTTCAGCTCCGGCGCGTATGCCTCCCGCAGCCCCGCCACGTACCGGTCGAACAGCGCCGCCATCGTCTTCTGCTCGGTCTGCACCGTCGCGCGGAACGACGCGTTCGTGAGGAAGTCGAACAGCACCGCCGCCTCGACCTTCGCGTCCATGAGGAACGCGGTGTGTCCCATCGCGGTGAAGTTGTCGGCGGTCATCTCGTAGGTGTGGTTCGCGTGCTCCGAGCTCGCCACGCGCACGCCCACGCCCGGGATCTCGCGCGACACCCACCCCGATTCTTCGTAGCCCGACGGCCGCTCCGCTTCGTCGACGAGCTTCGGCGCGCCGAGCTTGCGCGCGTACGCGAACTGCAGCTCCTCGAGCGAGCCTAACGAGATCCCGTCGCGGTACTCGCCGACGTGCTCGATCTCGACCTCCACACCCATCGCGAGCGCCGCGCCGCGCGCCGCGTTCGCCATCATCGAGTCGATGTGCGCGAGGTAGATCTCGTCGGGGTAGCGGATGTAGTACTCCACCCGCGCGCGGTCGGGCACGACGTTGGGCGCCGCGCCGCCCTCGGGGATGATCCCCTGGATCGACGCTTCGGGGCGGAAGCTCGGACGCAGCCGGTCGACCGCGGTGTAGAACATCACCGCCGCCTCGAGCGCGTTGCGCCCGTTCCAGGAGCTCATCTGGTGCGACGGGCGTCCTTTGAAGACGTACTTCACCGAGTTGATGTTCAGGCAGCACACGCCGAACCCCGCGCGCGCGCGCGTCGTGCGCGTCGTCGAGTGGCTGCGCACGAGGATGTCGGCGCCCTTGAACACGCCGGCGCGCCACATGATCGTCTTCGCCGGCGGGTCCACCTCCTCGCCCGGCGTGCCGTAGATCGCGATGCGGCCGGGGACGCGCTTCTCGGTCATGTAGTCCTTCAGCGCGAGCGCCGCGGCGATCGCCACCGGCGACTGCGCGTTGTGCTGGTCGCCGTGAAAGTCGCCCTGCGTGCCGCGCAGCGCGTCGTACTCGCCGATGAGGCCCAACGTCGGCCCGTTGGTGCCGGCCGGCGAGTCCCACCGCGCGACGAACGCGGTGTGCAGCCCCGCCACGCCGGTGTCGACGCGGAAGCCGGCCGCGCGCAGCACCTTCGTGAGCGTGTCGACGGCGAGCACCTCCTTGAAGCCGACCTCGGGGTGGCGGCCGATCCAGTCGCTGAGCCCCTGCATGCCGCCGGTCCAGTACGACTCCACGCGCGCGAGCACGCGGTCGCGGTCGG
This DNA window, taken from Gemmatirosa kalamazoonensis, encodes the following:
- a CDS encoding peptidase dimerization domain-containing protein, which gives rise to MLRTPMRPSPALVVLSLAASSLVASPVLSSLGAQSTPTERAAAAQVLTEIDALQARIAPAPLARRMAERADADRDRVLARVESYWTGGMQGLSDWIGRHPEVGFKEVLAVDTLTKVLRAAGFRVDTGVAGLHTAFVARWDSPAGTNGPTLGLIGEYDALRGTQGDFHGDQHNAQSPVAIAAALALKDYMTEKRVPGRIAIYGTPGEEVDPPAKTIMWRAGVFKGADILVRSHSTTRTTRARAGFGVCCLNINSVKYVFKGRPSHQMSSWNGRNALEAAVMFYTAVDRLRPSFRPEASIQGIIPEGGAAPNVVPDRARVEYYIRYPDEIYLAHIDSMMANAARGAALAMGVEVEIEHVGEYRDGISLGSLEELQFAYARKLGAPKLVDEAERPSGYEESGWVSREIPGVGVRVASSEHANHTYEMTADNFTAMGHTAFLMDAKVEAAVLFDFLTNASFRATVQTEQKTMAALFDRYVAGLREAYAPELKP
- a CDS encoding histidine phosphatase family protein; translated protein: MSRRLAPLLALAVTVVIPSYAGIAAQPVTKDATAAAPTVVVLVRHAEKAAEPATDPALTPAGEARAQALAAALADAHVDAVLSTPYARTRATAAPLAARAGLTPEIVPIGAGGAPEHAAAVAAAIRGKHRGHTVLVVEHSNTIPAVIRALGGPAMKDLCDAQYASLFVLVLPNDGGAARLVRSTYGAADPPGADACAASGMR